One genomic window of Dehalococcoidia bacterium includes the following:
- a CDS encoding thiolase family protein, whose translation MDATGRELKARAAITGLGISEMGRVYGHDAQHFAAEAIQRAVADAGLRKEDIDGLLVNPGVSALGGMGGVGLQNYLGLTNLRLLSSMNVGGATANVMVQYAAMSVIHGMANHVVCVFADAPLQPNKGGGAAYAGMGRPTRPSGMGGLYPAFGVMGINAHYAIAARRHMAMYGTTNDHFGAIAVAERQWAAMNPIAEHREPMTLEDYHASRWVAEPLHLLDCCLVSNGGVAVIVSRADAAKDMKQPPAYIWGMGQGHPGDMRRKGWDVETQTGAPMSKEKAFAMAGIGIDDVDVLQAYDCYTYTVLVTLEDYGFCAKSEGGPFVADGKLAPGGALPTNTGGGQLSAYYMWGMTPLSEGIIQARGQGGDRQVDKHDVVLVTGNGGILDHHSTIVLSPHDA comes from the coding sequence ATGGACGCGACCGGACGGGAATTGAAGGCCAGGGCGGCGATCACCGGGCTGGGCATCTCCGAGATGGGGCGCGTCTACGGCCACGATGCCCAGCACTTCGCCGCCGAAGCGATCCAGCGCGCCGTCGCCGACGCCGGCCTGCGCAAGGAGGACATCGACGGCCTGCTCGTGAACCCGGGCGTCAGTGCGCTCGGCGGCATGGGCGGCGTCGGGCTGCAGAACTACCTGGGACTCACCAACCTGCGCCTGCTGTCGAGCATGAACGTCGGCGGCGCGACGGCGAACGTCATGGTGCAGTACGCCGCCATGAGCGTCATCCACGGCATGGCGAATCACGTCGTGTGCGTCTTCGCCGATGCGCCGTTGCAGCCGAACAAGGGCGGTGGCGCCGCGTATGCCGGCATGGGCCGCCCGACGCGACCGTCCGGCATGGGCGGGCTCTACCCGGCGTTCGGCGTCATGGGCATCAACGCCCACTACGCTATCGCCGCGCGCCGCCACATGGCGATGTACGGCACCACGAACGACCACTTCGGCGCGATCGCCGTGGCGGAGCGACAATGGGCGGCGATGAATCCGATCGCCGAGCACCGCGAACCCATGACGCTCGAGGACTACCACGCATCGCGATGGGTGGCCGAGCCGCTGCACCTGCTGGACTGTTGCCTCGTATCGAACGGCGGCGTGGCGGTGATCGTCTCGCGCGCGGACGCGGCGAAGGACATGAAGCAGCCGCCGGCGTACATCTGGGGCATGGGACAGGGGCATCCCGGCGACATGCGTCGCAAAGGATGGGATGTCGAGACACAGACGGGCGCGCCCATGTCGAAGGAGAAGGCCTTCGCGATGGCCGGCATAGGGATCGACGATGTGGACGTGCTGCAGGCGTACGACTGCTACACCTACACCGTGCTCGTCACGCTCGAGGATTACGGTTTCTGCGCGAAAAGCGAGGGCGGCCCGTTCGTCGCCGACGGCAAGCTCGCGCCGGGCGGCGCCCTGCCGACGAACACCGGCGGCGGCCAACTCAGCGCCTACTACATGTGGGGCATGACGCCGCTCTCGGAGGGCATCATCCAGGCGCGCGGCCAGGGCGGCGACCGCCAGGTCGACAAGCACGACGTTGTGCTCGTGACCGGCAACGGCGGCATCCTCGATCATCACAGCACGATCGTCCTGTCGCCCCATGATGCGTGA